ATTACTCTCACTACTCATTTCACGTGCTGTTCTCCAGCACAGCAAAACTACCAGGTTAGTGTTCATTTTGTTCCTCGCTTTAAAACCTGGCTTCGCATTAAACAGTCATGGCTTCTTTACTGTAAAGGTGCTTCTCTCTTACCTTGATTGAATTGAGTTTGTTTATTCTTGGTCTGTAATTATTGGGGTCTCTTCTAAAAGTGATTTCAAGCTGAGATAAAAACTTATTCATTCCAGCCAAAAGAGTCTGTGGACTGTTAAGAGAGAAGAACATTCCAGCTAAATTTTCAGAAGTTCTATACTATGCAGATTACAGGCAGCTTTGATCTCCATCCTGAGCTCATCCAGGTCTGGTAACGCAAGCCTGAGCTGTATCTGACATACCAGGCTATGCTGCATTTTCAGTCAAATCACATCTCAGAGAAGAAGTCATAACTACTACTCTCATCTTCCAGCAGTATCTCGGCATGGCACTACAAGTCTTCAGACTGCTGCCTTTACATTCTTTTTACTTTGTATCCACACGTGTGCACCTGCTGGCACACTTTAGTTctttaaattcaaagaaaaaaacagttgcaCTATTAGCAAGACATAACGAAGATCGTAGCATATACTGATGCTGAGAAACAGTTATGtgatcatgattttttttaattcaaaccgTGTTCTTAGAAGGAATACCATCAAAACCAGGCTAGCAGCGTGTCGTAAACACACTGCTAGATCAATGTGTTTACTTCATCTGGCTCGCGTTAAGTACTTGGTAATTACACTGTTCTAAAAGCCTGGCTTCTAATAAGTTTGCTCATCAAAGTCTCTGTAATTTACATGAAATTACTTACAGGAACAGAAGTAGACATATCGAAAGGGACAGCTTTGAAAGAGTAAAACTCATAGGTAGTGTACATTATATGTTGCTGTCAAGACTTGCACTTCACAAGATTTGCATGCAGATGTACCCCTAGTACCCTGCTTGCTTTTAACACATCTGAAAGTTATTTTCCTAAGCATAGTTTACAATTGGTCCTTTTTTTCATTCCTTACAATCGATGCCACTTATTTGTTCTCCTCTGATTGTAATTTAATTGGTGTGCAGTTGCTTAACGCTACTTTAAGCCAGGAGCTGATGTTTTTGAGGGCTTGGTTACATTCTCCAACTGTGCCCCAACTCTGTGTCTATAGGCAGCCTCCAGGAGTGGGTCaatcccattttcttttcctcacttcAAAACAAAAGCCAGAACCCTCAGGACACTCTTGGATCACTTTAAATGCAGCTTAAATTTCCATAGGCAGGCATGCTTCACCTCCTTATTTTTGTTGATGCTTCTGATAAACAATTTATTTCTACGTTGTCCTCCTTTATCTTGCTTACTAATCCAAACGAGTCTCTTACCTGTTCGCAAGTGTGTTCTTGGAAGGAATGCCATCAAAAACAATCACACGATCAGCAAGATATGTAGCCATGATAAAATCATGTTCTACcacaaaagctgtttttttagCATGGagaatgaaactgaaatagaaattaaaaaagagctGAATGTAAACTTACTgtaaaactactgaaaatttCAGTTCTTCTTCCCATTGTGTATACTTTACCGTTTAATGACTCTTGCAGCCATTAGACGTTGTTCAGAGTCCAAATATGCTGAAGGTTCATCAATTAGGTAGACATCTGCAGGTTTACCAAGACAAAGAGCTAATGCAACGCGCTGCAACTCGCCACCAGACAATGTTTGAACCTAttggggcggagggaggggggggaaataaggCCGTATTTAGTTCAGGTACAGGTAgagaattaaagaagaaaagttaGGATATTGTCTCAGGCAATTAATACCTCCTGGTCAATGATGTTTTCTATTTGAAGAGGTTTCATTACATCAGTTACAAACTGGGGGTGTGTATAGGCATCTCTGATCTTCTCATGCAGCAGCTGACGGACACTCCCctattagaagaaaaatgttgccACTCAGTTTTATGTACCACACCacaagaaaacaaggagaaacaGAATTAATAGAGCTTTTTGTTCTGGGCATAAAGAAATTCTACCTGTGTACTACGAACATGCTTTTTGTAGCAAACACAATACTTAATAACTAAGGCTTAAACGTACTGTAGATTTAGGACTGATCTTCTGTGGTTTGTAGCTGACATTTAGAACCGGGACCTCACctgtaaaaagataaaatttataGTGAAAACAAGAGCCTTTCCAGTATCTTCAAAATAGGTTTCAACTAAGGCATTAAGCGCTACCTCCTTCATCAGGCGTAAGTCTTCCTGCAAGCATTCGGATAAACGTAGTTTTGCCCgttcctaaaataaaatgcaagttacATATGACTTCAGACTTTTTAGTAACTTAGACCTCTAACAATTAAGTCACTGatacaaaaaaatacagacttaataaagaatacattttaaaattagaccGCTTTGAGAATTCCTACATTCACTGCCAGCAAGCAGCACTTGCTATTACTTGCTTTTTCAaatggaagagacctctaaagctACAATAGTCTAGACTTGGGGCCAAGCTCACCAGGTCAATCATCATCCTGCCAATCTCAGTTCTTAAAATGGGGTCACAGACAAACACAATGGCATCATTAACATTCAGTAACTTCAAGTTCCTGCTATTTAGAGAGCAAGCTCGTGGCGTGACATCTTCACTAGGAAACAAGCAGTTCAACCTGACTCAAAACCAGTCATTTTGAAGCCTGGCTCCCAGACTGAAAAAGGGCTTCAGGAGCATATTTAGGGCTGTAGAAGCAGTTTCCAGCAAGAATTGCGCTTACCGTTTTCCCCTAACATCACCATAATTTCAGAATCAGTGAATTCTCCAGCTACTATGGATAGTTCAAattctcccatcttttttttcattcctggaTATTTGTACATACACATCTTTTTAACCTCTTCTTCATTAGCCGTCTCAGCCACTTTAAAGACCAGAGATGCATCTCGAAACCTTAGATTTTCTGTTGGAACATAGCCATCTAAGAAAATGTTTATGCCTacgaagggaggaaaaaagatcattaaaaaagGTCTACAACAAAGCAAGACAAGATGAATTGCAATTCTTGGCTGTAAATTCTAGTCAGTTAAGGAGAATGTTGGATTTTCAATGGCATGTTAAAAGAGGCCACAAAACCTCCTGTTTGAAAGTGTGTACGTTACGCAAATCAAATGAAGACAAATCTTACTGAAATTACAGAAAGGCTATAGAAGCTCTTCCTGAAAACCCAGTATGAGTAATGTGTGTAGGGTTTAAAGAAACTACTGCTCTTGGACCCATTCTCACAAAACCAGTTATAACTGAATCTCAGTGCTACAAGTGCGGTCAATTCAGTTGAACACTACATACCTCTGTACTGTGCAAACTGTCTCCTGCCCTTTCTCTACTATTTATAGGGTCTTTTGTGTAACTCCACTGTTTAAAAACACCTGCAAGTATCAAAATTATGTCCATAGCAAGAGACAAAGGGCATTTCATAATTAAGACTTCTGGGTTGACTTACAAGTTTAGGATCAtgtaaaacagaaattctgtgcaaaataaaCCAGTAGTTTTTTTAGTTACTGAACTGTAACAGGAAGACGACATGTTCACATAAGAGACAACTAGCATTTtggtaccttttttttcttccataggaTTTTTGTGGtatgtttaaaaagagaaatatggCAAGAATTACCTTCTCTTACGCTGAAAGGCATAGTAACAACACCATAAGCGCTTGGCACACCATACAGGCAGCAGATAAAGTCGGAGAGATAATCTAACACACTTAGATCATGCTCTACAACAATAATGTACCTGAAAAACAGAGCCAGAAGAGATGCTTTTACACCtcaatacaaaacattttttctttctttcttactctAGTCTTGCATAAGCAAAAGCTATCAACATGATTTTCATTTAATATGGTTTCTTAGCTTTATACTAAATAAGGTCAGAGTTCAAATCTctgataagcatttttttttttaaactgtccaATAAACAGGCATTGTGAATGACAAGTTGAAAGTCCATCTTCAGTGTAGACTGGCAGCTTCTTTATGTACAGTAAGTGGAAGGATATTGATTGACTGGAGCGAAAAATACTTAGCAcattttaagaagagaaaaaaaaaatctttgtgagAAAGGAATGGAACAGCAATATTCAGGTGAAAAATAACCACCTGTATTTTCACATCCTTATTACAAAATGCTGAAATAGTACAGAAACTACAGGAAATAAGTTTCCAAAATGCAAAGGTATAGAATATTACTGACTTAGAATATTTCAAACATCTATTAGTGTACCATACTGAGAAGTCAGCACTTCTAGGGAGATGGACTGGATGTTTCTTCCCACTGTAAACAGTCACAGTCACATAATTACAGTCTAGCAAAACATTTAAAGTTTGTATTTACCTGTCAGGGTTTATTAAGGATCGAATAGTAATGGCAGCCTTCAAGCGCTGCTTGACATCTAGGTAGCTAGAAGGTTCATCAAACATGAAGCTAGCCccaaaagaaagaatgaagtctTAGTGAATGCAAGCTTTCCACATATTCAAAACTAATACTAACATTTCAAccattaaatacacagaaataaaaaactaCTATTATTTATATtgagaaagagagacaaaaaaaaagagaattatgtACTGACACCTGCCTTGAATCTCTGATGACTGTCACGTGAAATTGTTAAACAGTTTGAGTTAAGTATTACTTTGCCAAAAGCTCTGACAAAGTTACGAAATGTTACGAGAAATCAGCAATCAGTTAGGAATCCCATGCACTCAGTTCTGATTCAGCTTAAATTTAACATCAACTGAAAAGTGCAAAAATACTTTAGGAGACTGGAAGAAGGACATCttccaaaaaagagaaaaacaaaacaacaaaacaaacaagaaaacccacccaaaacctgcaccaaccaaaaaaacctcagccaaacAAAACTAccacaacccaaacaaaaaaaaaattttaaaaatcagaaaaaaccaaaaaaccccaaacccccataACCCTGCTGATCTCGCTTTCTTGGTGCCAAGGAGTCAGGAAACAGCATAGACTAGACAGTAATTTCCTGGTTGCAAGACAGGAGAAGAGGGACACAAGTTCCCAAAGGTGGGGAAGCATCTGTCCATTTCTTATGCAGAGAGGCTAAATGAGGTATGCTGTCAAACAGGATACATTTATGTGGGATTAAGGAAAGGGTATGAAGGTGTGATGCTGAAATTTAACACTGGCCTCTGAAATTAGCTATTTCCAGTCAGATGAATTAAAGCATGAAAAACCCAGAGATTATATATGGAGTAAATATGGATCTCAGCTGCTGAGTtggtaaaaccatttttttttttttaaatccttttatttaaatacttcaaaCAAAAGTATTATTTCTAACAATAAATGTAAATTAGAGAACCATATTCTGAGACAGATTATTAGAAGCAGTGTGTAACAGAAGTAAATTAAACATACATATCAGCCTTCTGAATGCAAACAACTGCACAAGCAAATCTCTGAAGTTCTCCTCCTGAAAGGTCctcaacatttctttctttcagatggGTTAAGTCTGCAAATAAGTGGTTAATTTTAGATATGTTACAATCAACACAACAATTCATATTTATTACCTACAGAAACATGTATAATCACAGCAGACATCctacacagaggaaaaaacaagtaaaataagcGTTCAGTTTATATAGAAGCATCATAATGCTGTTTGTAAGTCACAGCAAGTTATGGCTTCTCTGCAGCATTAGCTGATTAATTTGTATGGCTGCTTCTTATCATGCAGAAGGATT
This region of Aptenodytes patagonicus chromosome 4, bAptPat1.pri.cur, whole genome shotgun sequence genomic DNA includes:
- the ABCE1 gene encoding ATP-binding cassette sub-family E member 1 isoform X2 — protein: MADKLTRIAIVNYDKCKPKKCRQECKKSCPVVRMGKLCIEVTSQSKIAWISETLCIGCGICIKKCPFAALSIVNLPSNLEKETTHRYCANAFKLHRLPIPRPGEVLGLVGTNGIGKSTALKILAGKQKPNLGKYDDPPDWQEILTYFRGSELQNYFTKILEDDLKAIIKPQYVDQIPKAAKGTVGSILDRKDETKTQTVVCQQLDLTHLKERNVEDLSGGELQRFACAVVCIQKADIFMFDEPSSYLDVKQRLKAAITIRSLINPDRYIIVVEHDLSVLDYLSDFICCLYGVPSAYGVVTMPFSVREENLRFRDASLVFKVAETANEEEVKKMCMYKYPGMKKKMGEFELSIVAGEFTDSEIMVMLGENGTGKTTFIRMLAGRLTPDEGGEVPVLNVSYKPQKISPKSTGSVRQLLHEKIRDAYTHPQFVTDVMKPLQIENIIDQEVQTLSGGELQRVALALCLGKPADVYLIDEPSAYLDSEQRLMAARVIKRFILHAKKTAFVVEHDFIMATYLADRVIVFDGIPSKNTLANSPQTLLAGMNKFLSQLEITFRRDPNNYRPRINKLNSIKDVEQKKSGNYFFLDD
- the ABCE1 gene encoding ATP-binding cassette sub-family E member 1 isoform X1, producing the protein MADKLTRIAIVNYDKCKPKKCRQECKKSCPVVRMGKLCIEVTSQSKIAWISETLCIGCGICIKKCPFAALSIVNLPSNLEKETTHRYCANAFKLHRLPIPRPGEVLGLVGTNGIGKSTALKILAGKQKPNLGKYDDPPDWQEILTYFRGSELQNYFTKILEDDLKAIIKPQYVDQIPKAAKGTVGSILDRKDETKTQTVVCQQLDLTHLKERNVEDLSGGELQRFACAVVCIQKADIFMFDEPSSYLDVKQRLKAAITIRSLINPDRYIIVVEHDLSVLDYLSDFICCLYGVPSAYGVVTMPFSVREGINIFLDGYVPTENLRFRDASLVFKVAETANEEEVKKMCMYKYPGMKKKMGEFELSIVAGEFTDSEIMVMLGENGTGKTTFIRMLAGRLTPDEGGEVPVLNVSYKPQKISPKSTGSVRQLLHEKIRDAYTHPQFVTDVMKPLQIENIIDQEVQTLSGGELQRVALALCLGKPADVYLIDEPSAYLDSEQRLMAARVIKRFILHAKKTAFVVEHDFIMATYLADRVIVFDGIPSKNTLANSPQTLLAGMNKFLSQLEITFRRDPNNYRPRINKLNSIKDVEQKKSGNYFFLDD
- the ABCE1 gene encoding ATP-binding cassette sub-family E member 1 isoform X3 → MADKLTRIAIVNYDKCKPKKCRQECKKSCPVVRMGKLCIEVTSQSKIAWISETLCIGCGICIKKCPFAALSIVNLPSNLEKETTHRYCANAFKLHRLPIPRPGEVLGLVGTNGIGKSTALKILAGKQKPNLGKYDDPPDWQEILTYFRGSELQNYFTKILEDDLKAIIKPQYVDQIPKAAKGTVGSILDRKDETKTQTVVCQQLDLTHLKERNVEDLSGGELQRFACAVVCIQKADIFMFDEPSSYLDVKQRLKAAITIRSLINPDRYIIVVEHDLSVLDYLSDFICCLYGVPSAYGVVTMPFSVREGINIFLDGYVPTENLRFRDASLVFKVAETANEEEVKKMCMYKYPGMKKKMGEFELSIVAGEFTDSEIMVMLGENGTGKTTFIRMLAGRLTPDEGGEVPVLNVSYKPQKISPKSTGSVRQLLHEKIRDAYTHPQFVTDVMKPLQIENIIDQEVQTLSGGELQRVALALCLGKPADVYLIDEPSAYLDSEQRLMAARVIKRFILHAKKTAFVVEHDFIMATYLADRVIVFDGIPSKNTLANRMWNKRRAETTFSWMTKY